The Hemiscyllium ocellatum isolate sHemOce1 chromosome 14, sHemOce1.pat.X.cur, whole genome shotgun sequence genome includes a region encoding these proteins:
- the lmod3 gene encoding leiomodin-3 isoform X2 → MSDCSQEQDDKEPNSGELDEDEILATLSPEELKELQNEMEVLDPDPLVPLGQRQRDHTEKAPTGSFDHRSLIDYLYWEKESSRLLEEERIPVILLNSETVEGRTEEAPAEKECEGEKSKSERDRDKEEESTKHLNGNGQRIQQDNKLENKEIKYKSEKEKETLEMMKAQQAKDLPVIEPEPQTEDNGSNQLEGSGKSIPDQPNDQPKIEDPILLCNKTEARSSTEEQVECNNNKKGSEEEISTPPKESQENAEVKPRKGKVGKKVGLDSSFLKLTARPSGNPTLLDESLADIRNNKPDLKEVNLNNVENIPKDMLKSFVEALKKNKHVTSFSITNTGADDEIAFAIANMLRENKKIVTLNIESNFITGKGIVAIMRCLQFNEILTELRFHNQRHMLGHHAEMEIARLLKANTTLLKLGYHFELPGPRMVVTNLLSRNLDQQRQRRLEQQRNQVMQEQELMMNACQKINPSLLEMVDGYVPNHSTLCEEPPLPPNICYNRPKKIVRVQLRKIPKKQSKIKICTTDGNDKPNLKAMLKSLKPVPRTRQAPLVENTPRDLLLNDIRQSNVAYLKPVPLPKLLS, encoded by the exons ATGTCTGACTGCAGCCAGGAACAGGACGACAAAGAGCCCAACAGCGGGGAGCTGGATGAGGATGAAATCCTGGCAACTCTGTCTCCCGAAGAATTGAAGGAACTGCAAAACGAGATGGAAGTTCTGGACCCTGACCCGCTTGTGCCCTTAGGGCAGAGGCAGAGGGATCACACAGAGAAAGCTCCCACTGGCTCCTTCGATCACAGATCCCTGATTGACTACTTGTACTGGGAGAAGGAGTCCAGCCGTTTGCTGGAGGAGGAAAGGATCCCGGTCATTCTGCTGAACAGCGAG ACTGTAGAAGGAAGAACTGAAGAAGCACCAGCTGAAAAGGAGTGTGAAGGAGAGAAGAGTAAaagtgaaagagacagagataaaGAAGAAGAAAGTACCAAACATCTGAATGGAAATGGTCAGCGGATTCAGCAAGATAATAAActggagaacaaagaaatcaAATACAaatcagagaaagagaaagagacattGGAGATGATGAAGGCACAGCAAGCCAAAGATCTGCCAGTGATTGAACCTGAACCTCAAACCGAAGACAATGGCAGTAACCAGCTGGAGGGATCGGGGAAGTCCATTCCGGATCAACCTAATGACCAGCCGAAGATTGAAGACCCCATTCTCTTGTGCAATAAGACAGAGGCTCGTTCCTCCACTGAAGAACAGGTTGAATGCAATAACAATAAAAAAGGCAGCGAAGAAGAAATTTCTACACCACCCAAAGAAAGCCAAGAAAATGCTGAGGTGAAACCAAGAAAAGGAAAGGTAGGAAAGAAGGTAGGACTGGACAGTAGTTTCCTCAAACTGACTGCAAGGCCTTCGGGAAACCCAACGCTCTTGGATGAGTCATTGGCAGATATTCGCAATAACAAACCTGACCTTAAAGAGGTCAACCTGAACAATGTGGAAAACATCCCAAAAGATATGCTGAAAAGCTTTGTGGAAGCTTTGAAGAAGAACAAACATGTCACTTCATTCAGCATCACAAATACAGGCGCTGATGATGAAATCGCCTTTGCCATAGCCAACATGCTAAGAGAGAACAAAAAAATTGTTACCCTCAATATTGAATCCAATTTCATCACAGGAAAAGGCATTGTGGCTATCATGAGGTGCTTACAGTTCAATGAGATTCTTACTGAGTTGAGGTTTCACAACCAGAGACATATGTTGGGTCATCATGCTGAGATGGAGATTGCCAGACTTCTCAAAGCCAACACCACCCTCCTGAAGTTGGGTTATCACTTTGAGCTGCCAGGGCCCAGAATGGTGGTCACCAACTTGCTAAGTCGCAATCTAGATCAACAGAGACAACGGAGGTTGGAGCAGCAGAGAAACCAGGTTATGCAGGAACAAGAATTGATGATGAATGCCTGTCAAAAAATTAACCCAAGCCTGCTGGAGATGGTGGATGGATATGTGCCCAATCACTCCACCCTCTGTGAAGAACCTCCCCTTCCACCAAATATCTGTTACAATCGTCCAAAGAAAATTGTTCGAGTACAGCTCAGAAAAATTCCCAAAAAACaaagtaaaattaaaatttgTACTACAGACGGGAATGACAAACCAAACCTGAAGGCAATGTTAAAGTCACTAAAGCCAGTTCCCAGGACTCGACAAGCTCCTTTAGTTGAAAATACCCCTCGAGATCTGTTGTTAAATGATATTCGTCAGAGCAACGTGGCTTATTTAAAACCT
- the lmod3 gene encoding leiomodin-3 isoform X1 encodes MSDCSQEQDDKEPNSGELDEDEILATLSPEELKELQNEMEVLDPDPLVPLGQRQRDHTEKAPTGSFDHRSLIDYLYWEKESSRLLEEERIPVILLNSEQTVEGRTEEAPAEKECEGEKSKSERDRDKEEESTKHLNGNGQRIQQDNKLENKEIKYKSEKEKETLEMMKAQQAKDLPVIEPEPQTEDNGSNQLEGSGKSIPDQPNDQPKIEDPILLCNKTEARSSTEEQVECNNNKKGSEEEISTPPKESQENAEVKPRKGKVGKKVGLDSSFLKLTARPSGNPTLLDESLADIRNNKPDLKEVNLNNVENIPKDMLKSFVEALKKNKHVTSFSITNTGADDEIAFAIANMLRENKKIVTLNIESNFITGKGIVAIMRCLQFNEILTELRFHNQRHMLGHHAEMEIARLLKANTTLLKLGYHFELPGPRMVVTNLLSRNLDQQRQRRLEQQRNQVMQEQELMMNACQKINPSLLEMVDGYVPNHSTLCEEPPLPPNICYNRPKKIVRVQLRKIPKKQSKIKICTTDGNDKPNLKAMLKSLKPVPRTRQAPLVENTPRDLLLNDIRQSNVAYLKPVPLPKLLS; translated from the exons ATGTCTGACTGCAGCCAGGAACAGGACGACAAAGAGCCCAACAGCGGGGAGCTGGATGAGGATGAAATCCTGGCAACTCTGTCTCCCGAAGAATTGAAGGAACTGCAAAACGAGATGGAAGTTCTGGACCCTGACCCGCTTGTGCCCTTAGGGCAGAGGCAGAGGGATCACACAGAGAAAGCTCCCACTGGCTCCTTCGATCACAGATCCCTGATTGACTACTTGTACTGGGAGAAGGAGTCCAGCCGTTTGCTGGAGGAGGAAAGGATCCCGGTCATTCTGCTGAACAGCGAG CAGACTGTAGAAGGAAGAACTGAAGAAGCACCAGCTGAAAAGGAGTGTGAAGGAGAGAAGAGTAAaagtgaaagagacagagataaaGAAGAAGAAAGTACCAAACATCTGAATGGAAATGGTCAGCGGATTCAGCAAGATAATAAActggagaacaaagaaatcaAATACAaatcagagaaagagaaagagacattGGAGATGATGAAGGCACAGCAAGCCAAAGATCTGCCAGTGATTGAACCTGAACCTCAAACCGAAGACAATGGCAGTAACCAGCTGGAGGGATCGGGGAAGTCCATTCCGGATCAACCTAATGACCAGCCGAAGATTGAAGACCCCATTCTCTTGTGCAATAAGACAGAGGCTCGTTCCTCCACTGAAGAACAGGTTGAATGCAATAACAATAAAAAAGGCAGCGAAGAAGAAATTTCTACACCACCCAAAGAAAGCCAAGAAAATGCTGAGGTGAAACCAAGAAAAGGAAAGGTAGGAAAGAAGGTAGGACTGGACAGTAGTTTCCTCAAACTGACTGCAAGGCCTTCGGGAAACCCAACGCTCTTGGATGAGTCATTGGCAGATATTCGCAATAACAAACCTGACCTTAAAGAGGTCAACCTGAACAATGTGGAAAACATCCCAAAAGATATGCTGAAAAGCTTTGTGGAAGCTTTGAAGAAGAACAAACATGTCACTTCATTCAGCATCACAAATACAGGCGCTGATGATGAAATCGCCTTTGCCATAGCCAACATGCTAAGAGAGAACAAAAAAATTGTTACCCTCAATATTGAATCCAATTTCATCACAGGAAAAGGCATTGTGGCTATCATGAGGTGCTTACAGTTCAATGAGATTCTTACTGAGTTGAGGTTTCACAACCAGAGACATATGTTGGGTCATCATGCTGAGATGGAGATTGCCAGACTTCTCAAAGCCAACACCACCCTCCTGAAGTTGGGTTATCACTTTGAGCTGCCAGGGCCCAGAATGGTGGTCACCAACTTGCTAAGTCGCAATCTAGATCAACAGAGACAACGGAGGTTGGAGCAGCAGAGAAACCAGGTTATGCAGGAACAAGAATTGATGATGAATGCCTGTCAAAAAATTAACCCAAGCCTGCTGGAGATGGTGGATGGATATGTGCCCAATCACTCCACCCTCTGTGAAGAACCTCCCCTTCCACCAAATATCTGTTACAATCGTCCAAAGAAAATTGTTCGAGTACAGCTCAGAAAAATTCCCAAAAAACaaagtaaaattaaaatttgTACTACAGACGGGAATGACAAACCAAACCTGAAGGCAATGTTAAAGTCACTAAAGCCAGTTCCCAGGACTCGACAAGCTCCTTTAGTTGAAAATACCCCTCGAGATCTGTTGTTAAATGATATTCGTCAGAGCAACGTGGCTTATTTAAAACCT